One genomic segment of Vibrio agarivorans includes these proteins:
- a CDS encoding CLCA_X family protein: MQLTRFKHKTRIGPDYRHGDQVSFMDIKETFGLGSIRVGKWVNAEEKDLAANLIFDSFADLAYILALPPKAMGLRGTLNLAFGTGGRKGVQAHYAPNLRELALAKNAGAGALAHEFWHAFDHYIAEKAFDIGDRSGSQRKVMFASDCWLTNVSHLPHPLNVKLLKIFDSTLLSEDGQDVHDFVRRSVKADKAAGTKYFSQPTEMMARAFEAVVESCSGIENSYLVSGTAKKGTIAVFPDLDHRTIIKEALLAYFHPLGEALSR; this comes from the coding sequence TTGCAACTCACCCGCTTCAAACATAAAACCCGAATTGGCCCTGACTATCGACATGGTGACCAGGTGAGTTTTATGGATATCAAAGAAACCTTCGGCTTAGGCAGTATTCGTGTGGGGAAATGGGTGAATGCAGAAGAAAAAGATCTCGCAGCAAACCTGATTTTCGATTCATTCGCTGACCTTGCCTATATCTTAGCGCTGCCTCCAAAAGCGATGGGATTACGAGGCACCCTAAACCTCGCGTTCGGCACGGGTGGCCGAAAAGGTGTCCAAGCGCACTACGCCCCGAATCTAAGAGAATTAGCACTGGCGAAGAACGCAGGAGCGGGCGCACTCGCTCACGAGTTCTGGCATGCATTTGACCACTACATCGCAGAGAAGGCCTTTGACATCGGTGATCGTTCGGGCTCACAACGCAAGGTGATGTTTGCCAGTGATTGCTGGTTAACGAACGTCTCCCACTTACCACATCCGCTCAATGTGAAACTGCTCAAGATTTTTGATTCAACGTTACTTAGCGAAGATGGCCAAGACGTGCACGACTTTGTTCGCCGTAGCGTGAAAGCAGATAAAGCCGCCGGAACAAAATACTTCTCACAGCCCACAGAGATGATGGCTCGCGCGTTTGAAGCGGTTGTCGAATCATGCTCCGGTATTGAGAACAGCTACCTAGTCTCTGGTACAGCAAAGAAAGGCACGATTGCGGTATTTCCAGATTTGGATCACCGAACCATCATTAAAGAGGCCTTGCTGGCTTATTTTCATCCACTGGGTGAAGCGTTGAGCCGCTAA
- a CDS encoding transglycosylase SLT domain-containing protein has product MKTISMTVLSVTLPLLISTAVIANDPFAELDNEVEQLYVDDTAEFEQWYAEHLSEFNKWQMAYLEQWDKQQVSSIEKWGDAKTPSQDTLVVYNEETESRTVVDLEKGEITINYPAPSNSTSESADADLLVVNKVITDNKELWQQVGFRIPEPATSQVVYVEPVKVQEQTFEEVRQEIIAQTERQMSQLDIYAEQNMVMVSPPQKERIVEQQKQVLEANKQKRIITAQANIQKQKTVHQQQPTKMVEYKVKIPSSALSERAGSYLPQIKIESAKRGLSPALVLAIMHEESHFNPQARSHVPAYGLMQIVPTTAGHDVNKLYRGNDAPMRATDLYNPEINIETGTEYLNILHNRYLKGIKDPKSAKYSVIAAYNTGSGNVAKAFGERRVSAAIKKINSMTSDQVYQQLITNLPYDETRNYLKKVNNRMQSYQAHNNSTI; this is encoded by the coding sequence TTGAAAACAATTTCGATGACGGTGTTATCCGTCACTTTGCCACTCTTAATTTCTACGGCTGTCATTGCTAATGATCCATTCGCAGAGTTAGATAATGAAGTCGAACAGCTCTACGTCGATGATACGGCTGAGTTCGAGCAATGGTATGCAGAACACCTTAGTGAGTTCAATAAGTGGCAAATGGCCTACCTTGAGCAATGGGATAAACAGCAAGTATCTTCTATCGAAAAATGGGGGGATGCCAAAACACCATCACAAGATACTTTGGTGGTTTACAATGAAGAAACCGAGTCTCGCACGGTCGTTGACTTGGAGAAAGGTGAAATTACGATTAACTATCCGGCACCGTCAAATAGCACTTCTGAGTCCGCAGATGCTGATTTGTTAGTCGTTAATAAAGTCATTACTGATAACAAAGAGCTTTGGCAACAAGTTGGCTTTCGTATTCCGGAGCCGGCGACCTCCCAAGTGGTTTATGTCGAGCCGGTTAAAGTTCAAGAGCAAACCTTTGAAGAGGTGCGTCAAGAGATCATTGCTCAAACAGAACGTCAAATGAGCCAGTTGGATATCTACGCTGAACAAAATATGGTGATGGTAAGTCCGCCACAAAAAGAACGTATCGTTGAGCAACAAAAGCAAGTTTTAGAAGCGAATAAACAGAAACGCATTATTACTGCGCAGGCGAATATTCAAAAACAGAAAACGGTTCATCAGCAACAGCCAACAAAAATGGTGGAATATAAGGTAAAAATACCATCGTCAGCACTATCAGAGCGTGCAGGCAGTTATCTTCCCCAAATCAAAATCGAAAGCGCAAAACGAGGGTTATCGCCAGCACTTGTCCTAGCGATTATGCACGAAGAGTCGCATTTCAATCCTCAGGCCCGTTCGCATGTACCTGCCTATGGTCTAATGCAGATTGTCCCTACAACAGCAGGACATGATGTTAATAAGCTTTATCGCGGTAATGACGCTCCAATGCGCGCAACGGATCTTTATAATCCAGAAATCAATATTGAAACAGGTACTGAATACCTGAACATTCTGCATAATCGTTATTTAAAGGGCATTAAAGACCCGAAAAGTGCTAAATATAGCGTTATCGCAGCTTACAACACTGGATCTGGTAACGTAGCTAAAGCATTTGGTGAACGCAGAGTCTCAGCGGCGATCAAGAAGATCAACTCGATGACCTCTGACCAAGTGTATCAGCAGCTTATAACGAATTTACCTTATGACGAAACACGTAACTATCTGAAAAAAGTAAACAATCGAATGCAAAGCTACCAAGCTCACAACAATTCAACGATTTAA
- a CDS encoding BCCT family transporter, which yields MSSMNNGGIQRPDGEVNPINTDYQIGQDNVALKVGPFGLDIHNRVFAISGVAIILFVVTTILFRQSVEPLFNNLKDWLLTHMDWFFLLSGNLFVIVCLVLIFTPLGRVRIGGSEATPDYSYAGWMAMLFAAGMGIGLVFFGVSEPISHFGTALGGTTFENGVRTDWAPLAGAEGDIAGASALGMASTIYHWALHPWSIYALLGLGLAIFSFNKGLPLTMRSIFYPLLGERVWGWSGHIIDILAIIATVFGLATSLGYGASQAMTGLNFLFDVPMTTSVQVALIVAITALSLVSVVAGLNGGVKRLSEINMGLAVALLLFVIIVGPTLAIVLGFFDNISSYLMNLPALSMPFGREDVNYSQGWTAFYWAWWISWSPFVGMFIARVSRGRSVREFVICVILIPSTVCVLWMTAFGGTAISQYVNDGYEAVFNADLPLQLFAMLDVLPLASITSIIGIVLVIVFFITSADSGSLVIDTIAAGGKVDAPTPQRVFWCIFLGLVAIALMLSGGLAAAQAMAITTGLPFTIVLLIATVSLIKGLMDEPRAKATKLMKSSNA from the coding sequence GTGAGCAGTATGAATAACGGCGGGATCCAGCGTCCCGACGGAGAAGTTAACCCAATCAATACTGATTATCAGATTGGTCAAGACAATGTCGCACTAAAAGTCGGCCCATTTGGTCTTGATATTCATAACCGAGTTTTTGCGATCTCTGGTGTGGCAATCATTTTGTTCGTTGTTACAACGATTCTATTCCGTCAGAGCGTTGAACCGCTCTTCAACAACCTAAAAGACTGGCTATTGACTCACATGGATTGGTTCTTCCTTTTGTCAGGAAACCTATTCGTGATTGTTTGTCTGGTACTGATTTTTACACCACTAGGCCGAGTTAGAATTGGTGGTTCTGAAGCCACGCCTGACTACAGCTATGCTGGCTGGATGGCCATGCTATTTGCCGCTGGCATGGGCATCGGATTGGTCTTTTTTGGTGTTTCTGAGCCCATTTCCCACTTTGGTACTGCACTGGGCGGCACCACATTTGAAAACGGCGTCCGTACAGACTGGGCTCCACTGGCTGGCGCAGAAGGCGACATTGCAGGTGCATCTGCATTAGGTATGGCGTCAACCATTTACCACTGGGCACTCCACCCATGGTCAATCTATGCATTATTGGGCTTAGGCTTAGCGATCTTCTCTTTCAATAAAGGTCTGCCTCTCACTATGCGTTCAATCTTCTACCCACTGCTTGGTGAGCGCGTTTGGGGTTGGAGTGGTCATATCATTGATATTTTGGCAATTATTGCCACTGTGTTTGGTCTTGCCACCTCTTTGGGCTACGGCGCATCGCAGGCAATGACAGGTCTAAACTTCTTATTTGATGTACCTATGACGACGTCTGTGCAAGTGGCTCTGATCGTTGCTATCACCGCACTCTCTTTGGTATCTGTAGTTGCTGGCCTCAATGGCGGTGTTAAACGCCTGTCCGAAATAAACATGGGATTAGCAGTCGCGCTGCTGCTCTTCGTGATAATAGTTGGCCCTACTCTGGCGATTGTGCTCGGTTTCTTTGACAATATCAGCAGTTACCTAATGAATCTGCCTGCTTTGTCGATGCCATTTGGTCGCGAAGACGTGAACTACTCACAAGGTTGGACAGCGTTCTACTGGGCATGGTGGATCTCATGGTCACCATTTGTTGGTATGTTTATCGCTCGTGTTTCTCGCGGCCGTTCAGTGCGTGAGTTTGTTATCTGTGTGATTCTAATTCCATCAACTGTTTGTGTGCTTTGGATGACCGCATTTGGCGGCACGGCCATCAGCCAGTATGTGAATGACGGTTATGAAGCAGTATTCAATGCCGACCTACCTCTTCAACTGTTTGCCATGCTTGATGTGCTTCCTCTTGCAAGTATCACATCAATTATTGGTATCGTTTTGGTGATTGTTTTCTTCATTACCTCTGCAGACTCTGGCTCATTGGTTATCGATACGATTGCAGCGGGTGGTAAAGTCGATGCGCCGACACCTCAGCGTGTATTCTGGTGTATTTTCCTTGGCCTGGTAGCGATTGCCTTGATGCTAAGCGGTGGCTTGGCAGCAGCGCAGGCTATGGCGATTACAACCGGTCTCCCGTTCACTATTGTCTTGCTGATCGCAACGGTTTCGTTGATTAAAGGTTTGATGGACGAGCCGCGTGCCAAAGCAACCAAGCTTATGAAAAGCTCCAACGCGTAA